The proteins below come from a single Stomoxys calcitrans chromosome 1, idStoCalc2.1, whole genome shotgun sequence genomic window:
- the LOC106089414 gene encoding L-aminoadipate-semialdehyde dehydrogenase-phosphopantetheinyl transferase encodes MSTKLQTTRWAFDLSTWSPNVAQLAQAIAAVQTEERLRLIKFYFINDFLASLVGRLLMRKYVSQCGQLPYHEVKFSRDARGKPYWLTHPDGQQTSEHRQLSFNVSHQGSFVILAGVHGVGHEEDIGIGCDVMKLEYSGGKDLKEFFRIMHRKFADSEWRYITRSNFNHQQQLKAFMRHWCLKEAYVKELGVGITVDLQKIAFSVDNDNELDVDSSPLQGTTLKCNDVSMNNWYFEEHMLHPKYCAAIAFRNYKPEIAEKFVFLKVEDILEPSELADNSEIIEYCREVLRKQRK; translated from the coding sequence ATGTCCACAAAACTACAAACAACCAGATGGGCCTTTGACTTGAGCACTTGGTCACCCAATGTGGCACAATTAGCTCAGGCCATTGCTGCTGTACAGACCGAGGAAAGACTCCgtctaataaaattttattttattaatgatTTTCTTGCTTCATTGGTGGGACGATTGCTAATGCGTAAATATGTGAGTCAGTGTGGACAGTTGCCCTATCATGAAGTAAAGTTCTCCCGGGATGCCAGAGGGAAACCTTATTGGTTGACCCATCCCGACGGACAACAAACCTCTGAGCACCGCCAATTGAGTTTCAATGTTTCGCATCAAGGTAGTTTTGTTATTTTGGCGGGTGTACATGGTGTGGGCCATGAAGAAGACATTGGTATCGGTTGTGATGTCATGAAGTTGGAATACTCCGGCGGAAAGGACCTAAAagaattttttcgaattatgcACCGAAAATTTGCCGATTCGGAATGGCGCTACATAACTAGGTCAAATTTCAATCATCAGCAACAGCTGAAAGCTTTTATGCGTCACTGGTGTCTAAAGGAAGCTTACGTGAAAGAATTGGGTGTTGGAATTACAGTTGATTTACAAAAAATAGCCTTCTCAGTGGACAATGATAACGAGCTGGATGTTGATTCGTCACCGTTGCAAGGCACCACATTGAAATGCAACGATGTTTCCATGAACAATTGGTATTTTGAAGAACACATGCTACATCCAAAGTATTGTGCTGCCATAGCATTTAGAAATTATAAACCAGAAATTGCggaaaaatttgtctttttaaAAGTTGAAGATATACTGGAACCAAGTGAACTGGCGGATAACTCAGAAATTATAGAATATTGCCGAGAAGTGCTAAGGAAACAACGGAAATGA